The following are from one region of the Saccharomyces cerevisiae S288C chromosome I, complete sequence genome:
- the CDC15 gene encoding serine/threonine protein kinase CDC15 (Hippo-like kinase of the Mitotic Exit Network; promotes exit by activating the Dbf2p kinase; component of a non-canonical Hippo pathway with Sps1p required for prospore membrane closure, spindle disassembly and sustained release of Cdc14p during meiotic anaphase II; complexes with Sps1p and contributes to its phosphorylation; phosphorylates the RNAPII CTD during mitosis; localizes to the bud neck and SPB during anaphase and telophase; relocalizes to the cytoplasm upon DNA replication stress), with product MNSMADTDRVNLTPIQRASEKSVQYHLKQVIGRGSYGVVYKAINKHTDQVVAIKEVVYENDEELNDIMAEISLLKNLNHNNIVKYHGFIRKSYELYILLEYCANGSLRRLISRSSTGLSENESKTYVTQTLLGLKYLHGEGVIHRDIKAANILLSADNTVKLADFGVSTIVNSSALTLAGTLNWMAPEILGNRGASTLSDIWSLGATVVEMLTKNPPYHNLTDANIYYAVENDTYYPPSSFSEPLKDFLSKCFVKNMYKRPTADQLLKHVWINSTENVKVDKLNKFKEDFTDADYHWDADFQEEKLNISPSKFSLAAAPAAWAENNQELDLMPPTESQLLSQLKSSSKPLTDLHVLFSVCSLENIADTIIECLSRTTVDKRLITAFGSIFVYDTQHNHSRLRLKFIAMGGIPLIIKFEHLAKEFVIDYPQTLIECGIMYPPNFASLKTPKYILELVYRFYDLTSTAFWCRWCFKHLDISLLLNNIHERRAQSILLKLSSYAPWSFEKILPSLIDSKLKKKILISPQITYVVFKSINYMITTNDDKIHKSAIPSSSSLPLSSSPTRNSPVNSVQSPSRSPVHSLMATRPSSPMRHKSISNFPHLTISSKSRLLIELPEGFFTWLTSFFVDMAQIKDLSVLKYFTKLCYLTVHINSTFLNDLLDNDAFFAFIRNIDTIIPFIDDAKTAAFIWKQITAICVEMSLDMDQMSASLFSTAMNFIRKKNNTSISGLEIILNCLHFTLRNVNDDVAPTVGSSESHSVFLIKVNNDAAIELPIDQLVDLFYALNDDDVNLSKLISIFTKICSLPGFENLTINIIFHPNFYEKIVSFFDTYFNSLLIQIDLLKFIKLIFSKSLLKLYDYTGQPDPIKQTEPNRRNKATVFKLRAILVQITEFLNNNWNKDVPKRNSNQVGGDSVLICQLCEDIRSLSKKGSLQKVSSVTAAIGSSPTKDERSNLRSSKDKSDGFSVPITTFQT from the coding sequence ATGAACAGTATGGCCGATACCGATAGAGTCAACTTGACTCCCATCCAGAGGGCATCTGAGAAATCCGTGCAATACCACTTGAAGCAGGTCATTGGGAGGGGTTCTTACGGGGTAGTTTACAAAGCCATTAATAAACATACTGACCAAGTCGTGGCAATAAAGGAGGTCGTGTACGAAAATGATGAGGAACTTAATGACATTATGGCAGAAATTAGcttgttaaaaaatttaaaccATAACAATATTGTTAAATACCACGGCTTCATACGAAAAAGCTATGAATTGTATATCCTCCTCGAATACTGCGCTAATGGTTCTTTGAGGAGGCTCATTTCAAGGAGCTCTACCGGATTAAGTGAAAATGAATCGAAAACCTATGTGACACAGACACTATTGGGGCTGAAATATTTACACGGTGAAGGAGTCATCCACAGGGACATCAAGGCGGCTAACATCCTGCTGAGTGCTGATAACACTGTCAAACTTGCTGATTTTGGCGTTTCCACTATTGTGAACTCCAGCGCCTTAACGCTAGCGGGCACACTCAATTGGATGGCTCCAGAGATCCTGGGCAACAGGGGAGCTTCTACGCTCAGCGACATTTGGTCTCTAGGTGCCACTGTAGTTGAAATGCTCACAAAGAATCCACCCTACCACAATTTGACAGACGCCAATATCTACTACGctgttgaaaatgataCCTACTACCCACCTAGCTCTTTCTCTGAGCCACTAAAGGATTTCTTATCTAAATGCTTTGTGAAAAACATGTACAAGAGGCCGACAGCCGACCAGTTACTCAAGCATGTGTGGATCAACTCTACCGAAAATGTGAAGGTCGACAAGCTCAACAAGTTCAAGGAGGACTTTACCGACGCTGATTATCATTGGGATGCCGATTTTCAAGAAGAGAAACTAAATATATCACCCTCTAAATTCAGTCTTGCAGCGGCTCCCGCTGCCTGGGCAGAAAACAATCAAGAACTAGATTTAATGCCCCCCACTGAAAGTCAATTGCTGAGCCAATTGAAGAGTTCATCTAAGCCTTTGACGGACTTGCATGTGCTTTTCAGTGTTTGCTCCCTCGAGAACATCGCTGATACAATTATCGAGTGTCTGTCGCGCACAACTGTTGATAAACGATTAATAACTGCATTTGGCTCCATTTTTGTTTACGATACCCAGCATAACCACTCTAGGTTGCGACTGAAATTCATCGCTATGGGAGGAATTCCACTGATCATTAAATTCGAACATTTAGCCAAAGAGTTCGTCATCGACTACCCTCAGACTTTAATTGAATGTGGAATAATGTATCCTCCGAATTTTGCATCGCTGAAAACCCCAAAGTATATTTTAGAACTCGTCTATAGGTTCTACGATTTAACATCCACAGCCTTCTGGTGTCGCTGGTGTTTCAAACACCTCGATATATCACTCCTTCTGAATAACATCCATGAAAGAAGAGCCCAATCCATACTACTAAAGCTATCGTCATATGCACCATGgtcttttgagaaaattttgccCTCTTTAATTGACTCTAAgctaaaaaagaaaattttaatcaGTCCTCAAATTACTTACGTAGTCTTCAAATCAATAAACTATATGATAACCACGAATGACGATAAAATACACAAGTCCGCtattccttcttcttcctctctACCGTTATCCTCCTCACCCACGAGGAACTCACCAGTGAATTCGGTACAGTCTCCATCAAGGTCCCCTGTTCATTCTTTGATGGCAACGCGTCCCTCTTCTCCAATGCGACACAAGAGCATTTCAAACTTTCCCCATCTGACCatatcttcaaaatcaagaCTACTAATTGAATTACCGGAGGGTTTCTTTACCTGGCTaacatctttttttgttgacATGGCCcaaatcaaagatttaTCTGTTTTAAAGTACTTCACCAAGCTTTGTTACCTTACAGTACATATAAACAGCACTTTTTTAAATGATCTGCTTGACAACGatgctttttttgcttttatcCGGAATATTGATACCATCATTCCCTTTATCGACGACGCAAAGACAGCAGCTTTCATTTGGAAACAAATCACTGCTATATGCGTTGAAATGAGTTTGGATATGGACCAAATGAGtgcttctttattttctacaGCTATGAATTTCAtcagaaaaaagaataacaCCTCCATAAGTGGACTGGAGATCATACTGAACTGCTTGCATTTTACGTTACGCAATGTAAATGATGATGTGGCTCCTACAGTGGGCTCATCAGAGTCTCATAGTGTTTTCCTCATAAAGGTCAACAATGACGCTGCTATTGAATTACCGATTGATCAATTAGTTGACCTGTTTTATGCATTGAATGACGATGACGTTAACCTCAGTAAACTAATTAGCATTTTCACGAAGATATGCTCATTGCCCGGTTTTGAAAACCTTACAATTAATATCATATTTCACCCGAACTTTTATGAAAAGattgtttctttctttgatacCTATTTCAACAGTTTACTTATTCAAATCGATCTATTGAAATTCATAAAGCTAATATTCTCAAAATCGTTATTGAAGCTATATGACTACACAGGACAGCCGGATCCTATAAAGCAAACCGAACCAAATCGTCGTAATAAGGCCACTGTTTTCAAACTTCGTGCCATTTTAGTACAAATAACGGAGTTTTTAAACAACAACTGGAACAAGGATGTCCCAAAAAGGAATTCAAATCAAGTTGGGGGGGACTCAGTTTTGATCTGTCAGCTATGTGAGGATATCCgttcattatcaaaaaaaggaagcctgcaaaaagtttcaagCGTCACTGCAGCAATTGGTAGTTCTCCAACAAAAGATGAGCGTAGTAATTTGCGATCCTCCAAAGATAAAAGTGACGGCTTTTCCGTCCCCATTACAACATTTCAAACATAA
- the PAU7 gene encoding seripauperin PAU7 (Member of the seripauperin multigene family; active during alcoholic fermentation, regulated by anaerobiosis, inhibited by oxygen, repressed by heme) — MVKLTSIAAGVAAIAAGASAAATTTLSQSDERVNLVELGVYVSDIRAHLAEYYSF; from the coding sequence ATGGTCAAATTAACTTCAATCGCTGCCGGTGTCGCCGCCATTGCTGCTGGTGCCTCCGCCGCAGCAACCACTACATTATCTCAATCTGACGAAAGAGTTAATTTGGTTGAATTAGGTGTTTATGTTTCCGATATCAGAGCTCATTTGGCTGAATACTACTCTTTCTAA
- the DFP1 gene encoding DUP240 family protein (Putative integral membrane protein; member of DUP240 gene family) — MINFLLFVLTILATLTNIWFSGVLSPAMVIRICLGGSMVVLQIWSFSRPISNETFRTKLLLEVITHRPSIAGKEWKTITYNMNQYLFKAGLWKTPYHFFCEHQCYEFFKDLIKGKYPDVQWDTANTQPFISVPENQAATQNSDVEPTVKWCLFKAAEIQAHAVREYWQSQYPDVGIPAI; from the coding sequence ATGATCAATTTCCTCCTTTTTGTCTTGACGATTTTGGCGACTTTAACAAACATTTGGTTTTCTGGTGTTCTCTCCCCTGCCATGGTGATCCGGATATGTTTAGGTGGCTCTATGGTAGTCCTTCAGATATGGTCATTCAGTAGACCAATAAGTAATGAAACATTCCGTACAAAACTTCTACTAGAGGTAATAACTCATAGACCATCGATAGCTGGGAAAGAATGGAAAACCATAACGTATAACATGAATCAATATTTGTTCAAGGCTGGCTTATGGAAAACACCATACCACTTTTTTTGTGAACACCAGTGctatgaatttttcaaggatCTCATAAAGGGAAAATATCCTGATGTACAGTGGGATACAGCGAATACACAGCCGTTCATCAGTGTTCCAGAAAATCAGGCTGCAACTCAAAATTCTGATGTTGAACCAACCGTAAAGTGGTGCCTCTTTAAAGCAGCCGAAATTCAAGCCCATGCTGTGCGGGAATATTGGCAAAGTCAATATCCAGATGTGGGCATACCTGCAATATGA